The following are encoded together in the Candidatus Tectomicrobia bacterium genome:
- a CDS encoding cytochrome c has product MMLMLLSHLVPGAAFAARPDPARGKEKYQQLCAACHGPSGKGDGPAAAALNPKPRDYTDKKFSMSDQAMHDVIKRGGAAVGKSPVMPAWGQALSDQDIRDVIAYIRALARK; this is encoded by the coding sequence TTGATGCTGATGCTCCTCTCCCACCTTGTTCCTGGCGCGGCCTTCGCCGCCCGGCCGGACCCGGCGCGGGGGAAGGAGAAGTACCAGCAGCTCTGCGCGGCCTGCCACGGCCCCTCGGGCAAGGGCGACGGGCCCGCGGCGGCGGCCCTCAACCCGAAGCCGCGCGACTACACGGACAAGAAGTTCTCCATGTCGGACCAGGCGATGCACGACGTCATCAAGCGCGGCGGCGCGGCCGTGGGCAAATCGCCCGTGATGCCGGCCTGGGGGCAGGCGCTCAGCGACCAGGACATCCGGGACGTCATCGCCTATATCCGCGCCCTCGCGCGCAAATAA